One Nonomuraea angiospora DNA segment encodes these proteins:
- the nuoI gene encoding NADH-quinone oxidoreductase subunit NuoI, with protein MGLTDWLNPVKGFGVTFHTMFKKPVTTNYPEEKKPTAPRFHGRHQLNRWPDGLEKCVGCELCAWACPADAIYVEGADNTDEERFSPGERYGRTYQINYLRCILCGLCIEACPTRALTMTNEYELADTSRESLIFTKEMLLAPLTQGMEQPPHPMRLGETEEDYYRLGRTNG; from the coding sequence GTGGGACTAACTGATTGGCTGAACCCCGTCAAGGGCTTCGGGGTCACCTTCCACACGATGTTCAAGAAGCCCGTCACGACGAACTACCCGGAGGAGAAGAAGCCGACGGCTCCTCGCTTCCACGGGCGTCACCAGCTCAACCGCTGGCCTGACGGGCTGGAGAAGTGCGTCGGCTGCGAGCTGTGCGCCTGGGCGTGTCCGGCCGACGCGATCTACGTCGAGGGCGCGGACAACACCGACGAGGAGCGGTTCTCGCCGGGTGAGCGTTACGGGCGCACGTACCAGATCAACTATCTGCGGTGCATCCTCTGCGGTCTGTGCATCGAGGCCTGCCCGACCCGGGCGCTCACCATGACCAACGAGTACGAGCTCGCCGACACCTCCCGAGAGAGCCTCATCTTCACCAAGGAGATGCTCCTCGCGCCGCTGACGCAGGGCATGGAGCAGCCGCCGCACCCCATGCGGCTCGGTGAGACCGAAGAGGACTACTACCGGCTGGGGCGGACCAATGGGTGA
- a CDS encoding NADH-quinone oxidoreductase subunit D, which produces MSTAYDEATEGKVYSVNGGDWDEVVTGARDTEEERLVVNMGPQHPSTHGVLRLVLTLDGETVTEARSVIGYLHTGIEKNMEYRTWTQGTTFVTRMDYLSPIFNETAYCLGVEKLLGIEDRIPDRAQAIRVMMMELNRISSHLVAMGTFGMELGATTPFLFGYRDREMIMDLFEYITGLRMNHAYIRPGGVSVDLPAGAVDKVGEFLKEMPKRIKDIRKLLDANPVYVRRTQDVAYLDLTGCMALGITGPIMRAAGLPWDLRKSQPYCGYETYEFDVATERGCDVYSRYLVRMKEMEESLKIVEQALDRIAGPLKGDPVMIEDKKIGWPAQLALGPDGFGNSPDHIAHIMGTSMEALIHHFKLVTEGFRVPAGQAYASIESPKGELGAHVVSDGGTRPYRVHFREPSFCNLQGFPAMAEGGQVADVIAAVASIDPVMGGVDR; this is translated from the coding sequence GTGAGCACCGCTTATGACGAGGCGACCGAGGGCAAGGTCTATTCGGTCAACGGCGGCGACTGGGACGAGGTCGTCACCGGAGCGCGTGACACCGAAGAAGAGCGCCTGGTCGTCAACATGGGGCCGCAGCACCCGTCCACGCACGGCGTGCTCCGCCTGGTCCTGACCCTCGACGGCGAGACGGTGACCGAGGCGCGCAGCGTCATCGGCTACCTGCACACCGGCATCGAGAAGAACATGGAATACCGGACGTGGACCCAGGGCACCACGTTCGTGACCCGCATGGACTACCTCTCGCCGATCTTCAACGAGACCGCCTACTGCCTGGGCGTGGAGAAGCTGCTCGGCATCGAGGACCGCATCCCGGACCGGGCGCAGGCCATCCGCGTGATGATGATGGAGCTCAACCGGATCTCCTCGCACCTGGTCGCGATGGGCACGTTCGGCATGGAGCTGGGCGCGACCACGCCGTTCCTCTTCGGCTATCGCGACCGCGAGATGATCATGGATCTCTTCGAGTACATCACCGGTCTGCGGATGAACCACGCCTACATCAGGCCGGGCGGCGTGAGCGTCGACCTGCCCGCGGGCGCGGTCGACAAGGTCGGCGAGTTCCTCAAGGAGATGCCCAAGCGGATCAAGGACATCCGCAAGCTCCTCGACGCCAACCCGGTCTACGTGCGCCGCACCCAGGACGTGGCCTACCTCGACTTGACCGGCTGCATGGCCCTGGGCATCACCGGCCCGATCATGCGCGCCGCCGGCCTCCCGTGGGACCTGCGCAAGTCGCAGCCCTACTGCGGCTACGAGACGTACGAGTTCGACGTCGCCACCGAGCGCGGCTGTGACGTCTACTCGCGCTACCTCGTGCGCATGAAGGAGATGGAAGAGTCCCTCAAGATCGTTGAGCAGGCGCTCGACCGCATCGCCGGCCCGCTCAAGGGCGACCCGGTGATGATCGAGGACAAGAAGATCGGCTGGCCCGCGCAGCTCGCGCTCGGCCCCGACGGGTTCGGCAACTCGCCCGACCACATCGCCCACATCATGGGCACCTCGATGGAAGCGCTCATTCACCACTTCAAGCTGGTGACCGAGGGCTTCCGGGTGCCGGCCGGGCAGGCGTACGCCAGCATCGAGTCGCCCAAGGGCGAGCTCGGCGCCCACGTGGTCAGCGACGGCGGCACCCGCCCCTACCGCGTGCACTTCCGCGAGCCGTCCTTCTGCAACCTGCAGGGTTTCCCCGCGATGGCAGAGGGCGGCCAGGTCGCCGACGTGATCGCCGCGGTGGCTTCTATCGACCCTGTCATGGGAGGTGTGGACCGGTGA
- the nuoE gene encoding NADH-quinone oxidoreductase subunit NuoE — translation MTYSPEIRERLERDAKEIIGRYPKTRSALLPLLHLVQSEDGYVSDDGQEFCAEMLGISKAEVTGVATFYTMYKRKPAGDYHVGVCINALCAVMGGDQIWDELTEHVGVGHEETTSDGKISLERLECNAACDFAPVMMVNWEFFDNQTPESAKQLVDDLRDGKDVRPTRGPKKLCSFKDASRVLAGLPDDLAADGPSAAGASLEGLKVAKANGWKAPEA, via the coding sequence GTGACTTATTCACCGGAGATCCGGGAGCGTCTGGAGCGGGACGCCAAGGAGATCATCGGGCGTTACCCGAAGACGCGCTCCGCACTGCTGCCGCTGCTCCACCTCGTGCAGTCGGAGGACGGCTACGTCTCCGACGACGGGCAGGAGTTCTGCGCGGAGATGCTGGGCATCAGCAAGGCCGAGGTCACCGGCGTCGCGACCTTCTACACGATGTACAAGCGCAAGCCCGCCGGCGACTATCACGTCGGCGTGTGCATCAACGCGCTGTGCGCGGTCATGGGCGGCGACCAGATCTGGGACGAGCTGACCGAGCACGTCGGCGTCGGCCACGAGGAGACGACCTCCGACGGCAAGATCTCGCTGGAGCGCCTCGAGTGCAACGCGGCCTGCGACTTCGCCCCCGTCATGATGGTCAACTGGGAGTTCTTCGACAACCAGACCCCCGAGTCGGCCAAGCAGCTCGTCGACGACCTGCGTGACGGCAAGGACGTGCGGCCGACCCGCGGCCCGAAGAAGCTCTGCAGCTTCAAGGACGCCTCGCGCGTGCTCGCCGGCCTGCCCGACGACCTGGCCGCTGACGGCCCGTCGGCCGCCGGCGCCTCGCTGGAGGGCCTGAAGGTCGCCAAGGCCAACGGATGGAAGGCCCCCGAGGCATGA
- a CDS encoding NuoB/complex I 20 kDa subunit family protein, giving the protein MGLEEKLPSGFILSTVEAAAGWARKNSVWPATFGLACCAIELMATGGPHYDLARFGMERASASPRQADLMIVAGRVSQKMAPVLRQIYDQMAEPKWVISMGVCASSGGMFNNYAIVQGVDHVVPVDIYLPGCPPRPEMLIDAIVKLHDKIQNMKFGAHRAKQIEELELQALRPLPLIDQGASK; this is encoded by the coding sequence ATGGGACTTGAAGAGAAACTCCCCAGCGGGTTCATCCTCAGCACGGTCGAGGCGGCCGCCGGATGGGCGCGCAAGAACTCCGTGTGGCCCGCCACATTCGGCCTCGCGTGCTGTGCCATCGAGCTGATGGCCACCGGCGGCCCCCACTACGACCTGGCGCGCTTCGGCATGGAGCGCGCTTCGGCGTCTCCTCGCCAGGCCGACCTCATGATCGTCGCCGGCCGCGTCTCGCAGAAGATGGCGCCCGTGCTGCGGCAGATCTACGACCAGATGGCCGAGCCGAAGTGGGTCATCTCCATGGGTGTGTGCGCCTCCAGCGGCGGCATGTTCAACAACTACGCGATCGTGCAGGGCGTCGACCACGTCGTGCCCGTCGACATCTACCTGCCGGGCTGCCCGCCGCGGCCCGAGATGCTGATCGACGCGATCGTGAAGCTGCACGACAAGATCCAGAACATGAAGTTCGGCGCCCACCGCGCCAAGCAGATCGAGGAGCTCGAGCTGCAGGCGCTGCGGCCGCTGCCGCTGATCGACCAGGGAGCCTCGAAGTGA
- the nuoK gene encoding NADH-quinone oxidoreductase subunit NuoK, with amino-acid sequence MTTHYLVLSGLLFAIGALGVLIRRNAIVVFMCVELMLNACNLAFVTFSRQVGNLEGQIIAFFVMVVAAAEVVVGLAIIVTIFRTRRSASVDDANLLKY; translated from the coding sequence GTGACGACGCACTACCTCGTCCTGTCCGGCCTGCTGTTCGCCATCGGCGCTCTGGGCGTGCTGATCCGGCGCAACGCCATCGTGGTGTTCATGTGCGTGGAGCTCATGCTCAACGCCTGCAACCTCGCCTTCGTCACCTTCTCCAGGCAGGTCGGCAACCTGGAAGGCCAGATCATCGCGTTCTTCGTGATGGTGGTGGCCGCGGCCGAGGTCGTGGTCGGCCTGGCGATCATCGTGACGATCTTCCGAACCCGCAGGTCCGCGTCCGTCGACGACGCGAACCTGCTGAAGTACTAA
- a CDS encoding NADH-quinone oxidoreductase subunit A → MDLYVPILVLAVLAGGFAIFSVAIAPFTGPKRWNRAKLDAYECGIEPTPQPVGGGRFPLKYMVTAMLFIVFDIEIIFLYPWAVSFAPQTNDAGQVLSSGLGLFALVEMVLFIVTVLVAYAYVWRRKGLDWD, encoded by the coding sequence ATGGACCTTTACGTGCCCATCCTGGTGCTCGCCGTTCTCGCGGGGGGCTTCGCGATCTTCTCGGTCGCCATCGCTCCCTTCACCGGCCCCAAGCGCTGGAACCGCGCCAAGCTTGACGCCTATGAATGCGGCATCGAGCCGACGCCCCAGCCCGTCGGTGGTGGACGGTTCCCGCTCAAGTACATGGTCACCGCGATGCTCTTCATCGTGTTCGACATCGAGATCATCTTCCTCTACCCATGGGCGGTCTCGTTCGCGCCGCAGACGAACGACGCCGGCCAGGTGCTCAGCTCCGGCCTGGGGCTGTTCGCGCTCGTGGAGATGGTGCTGTTCATCGTCACCGTGCTCGTCGCCTATGCGTACGTGTGGCGCCGCAAGGGTCTGGACTGGGACTGA
- the nuoH gene encoding NADH-quinone oxidoreductase subunit NuoH — protein MTHVLAADPTLADFGKDPLWITIIKAVLLFAFLMLGILFGVWFERKLISRMQNRYGPNRAGKFGLLQSVADGLKMGLKEDIFPRTVDKVLYLLAPVIMVIPAFLAFSIVPFAGMVNLFGVQTPLQLVDLPVAVLFMLAMGAVSVYGVVLAGWSSRSPYALLGGLRSAAQVVSYEIAMGLSFVAIFLFAGTLSTSEIVNAQGQTWFVFLLIPSFVIYVICMFGEAARIPFDLPEGEGELVGGFQTEYSSSLKFALIMMGEYLHTFTASGIAVTLFLGGWRAPIPISWWEGANQGYWPVLWFLVKFVLTFSFIIWVRASLPRVRYDQLMSLGWKVLIPVNLAWIMLVAGVRSVMLNEESRMIALGVTGVIVIGGLAIWMRFDTVNQRRKEDRKAQVEAEFEELSEEPTAGGFPVPPLDLPHYHGVQHKEIPSGTN, from the coding sequence ATGACCCACGTTCTCGCGGCCGATCCCACCCTCGCCGACTTCGGCAAGGACCCGCTGTGGATCACGATCATCAAGGCCGTGCTGCTGTTCGCCTTCCTGATGCTGGGCATCCTGTTCGGCGTCTGGTTCGAGCGCAAGCTGATCTCCAGGATGCAGAACCGGTACGGCCCCAACCGGGCCGGAAAGTTCGGCCTCCTGCAATCGGTGGCCGACGGCCTGAAGATGGGTCTGAAGGAGGACATCTTCCCGCGGACCGTGGACAAGGTGCTCTACCTGCTGGCCCCGGTCATCATGGTGATCCCGGCCTTCCTGGCCTTCTCGATCGTGCCGTTCGCGGGGATGGTCAACCTGTTCGGCGTGCAGACGCCGCTGCAGCTGGTCGACCTGCCGGTGGCGGTGCTGTTCATGCTCGCCATGGGCGCGGTGTCGGTCTACGGCGTGGTGCTGGCCGGTTGGTCGTCGCGCTCGCCGTACGCGCTGCTGGGCGGTCTCAGAAGCGCGGCGCAGGTGGTCTCGTACGAGATCGCCATGGGCCTGTCGTTCGTGGCCATCTTCCTGTTCGCCGGGACGCTGTCCACCTCGGAGATCGTCAACGCGCAGGGGCAGACCTGGTTCGTGTTCCTGCTGATCCCGTCGTTCGTGATCTACGTGATCTGCATGTTCGGCGAGGCCGCGCGCATCCCGTTCGACCTGCCCGAAGGCGAGGGCGAGCTGGTCGGAGGCTTCCAGACCGAATACTCCTCGTCGCTGAAGTTCGCCCTGATCATGATGGGCGAATACCTGCACACCTTCACCGCCTCGGGCATCGCCGTGACGTTGTTCCTCGGCGGCTGGCGGGCGCCGATCCCGATCTCCTGGTGGGAGGGCGCCAACCAGGGCTACTGGCCGGTGCTGTGGTTCCTCGTCAAGTTCGTGCTCACCTTCAGCTTCATCATCTGGGTGCGGGCCTCGCTGCCGCGCGTGCGCTACGACCAGCTCATGTCGCTGGGCTGGAAGGTGCTGATCCCCGTCAACCTGGCGTGGATCATGCTCGTGGCCGGCGTGCGCAGCGTGATGCTCAACGAGGAGTCCCGGATGATCGCCCTCGGGGTGACCGGGGTCATCGTGATCGGTGGGCTGGCCATCTGGATGCGGTTCGACACCGTCAACCAGCGGCGCAAGGAGGACCGGAAGGCCCAGGTCGAAGCCGAGTTCGAGGAACTGTCCGAAGAGCCGACGGCAGGTGGCTTCCCGGTGCCGCCGCTCGATCTGCCGCACTACCACGGGGTGCAGCACAAGGAGATTCCCAGTGGGACTAACTGA
- a CDS encoding NADH-quinone oxidoreductase subunit C, with the protein MTSPDNLPGSPESGETPEAAVPAVPEAPIARHGMFGAQDSGDTSGYGGLVVRRAPQLSTPRPYGGYFDEVVDGLALDDAIERVVVDRGELTLHVKRERLVEVVQKLRDDPALRFELSLGVTGVHYPHLTGEELHAVIHLCSITYNRRVRVEASAPDSDPHIPSTVGVYPGHDWHEREAYDFFGIIFDGHPALTRIMMPDDWDGHPQRKDYPLGGIPVEYRGATIPAPDQRRSYS; encoded by the coding sequence GTGACCTCGCCCGACAACCTCCCCGGCAGCCCGGAAAGCGGTGAGACCCCCGAGGCCGCGGTTCCCGCCGTCCCCGAGGCGCCGATCGCCCGGCACGGCATGTTCGGCGCCCAGGACTCCGGCGACACCTCCGGCTACGGCGGCCTCGTCGTGCGCCGGGCGCCGCAGCTGTCCACGCCCCGCCCGTACGGCGGCTACTTCGACGAGGTCGTCGACGGCCTGGCCCTCGACGACGCCATCGAGCGCGTGGTCGTCGACCGCGGTGAGCTGACCCTGCACGTCAAGCGGGAGCGGTTGGTCGAGGTCGTCCAGAAGCTGCGCGACGACCCGGCCCTGCGCTTCGAGCTCTCGCTGGGCGTCACCGGCGTGCACTACCCGCACCTGACGGGCGAGGAGCTGCACGCGGTCATCCACCTGTGCTCGATCACCTACAACCGCCGCGTACGCGTCGAGGCCAGCGCCCCCGACTCCGACCCGCACATTCCATCGACCGTGGGCGTTTACCCTGGTCACGACTGGCATGAGCGTGAGGCGTACGACTTCTTCGGGATCATCTTCGACGGTCACCCCGCGCTCACCCGGATCATGATGCCGGACGACTGGGACGGCCACCCGCAGCGCAAGGACTACCCGCTCGGCGGCATCCCGGTCGAATACCGCGGCGCCACCATCCCCGCGCCCGACCAGAGGAGGAGCTACTCGTGA
- a CDS encoding NADH-quinone oxidoreductase subunit J: protein MGETITFWVLAVVSVGAALGMVFNRKAVYSALMLGTVMLSLAVLYAVQDAPFLAAVQIIVYTGAIMMLFLFVLMLVGVDSSDSFVETLKGQRVWATLAALGFLVLIILAFGNAIFADQAGLAQATAQGGYIRSIALLLFTKYVFAFEITSALLITAALGAMVLAHRERLTDKPTQKDLARARFLGDQPSPLPGPGTYARSNAIDMPALLPDGSVAPTSVNRYIARYDVEHDHLPADPKLAEAIKHTAEEDAEERAIERDGERDDSEQNNEVTK, encoded by the coding sequence ATGGGTGAGACCATCACTTTCTGGGTGCTCGCCGTCGTGTCCGTCGGCGCCGCGCTCGGCATGGTCTTCAACAGGAAGGCCGTGTACTCCGCGCTGATGCTCGGCACGGTGATGCTCAGCCTCGCGGTCCTGTACGCCGTGCAGGACGCGCCCTTCCTGGCCGCGGTGCAGATCATCGTCTACACCGGCGCCATCATGATGCTGTTCCTGTTCGTGCTCATGCTGGTGGGCGTCGACTCCTCCGACTCCTTCGTCGAGACGCTGAAGGGCCAGCGCGTCTGGGCCACCCTCGCGGCCCTCGGCTTCCTGGTGTTGATCATCCTGGCCTTCGGCAACGCGATCTTCGCCGACCAGGCGGGGCTGGCGCAGGCCACGGCGCAGGGCGGCTACATCCGCTCGATCGCGCTGCTGCTGTTCACCAAGTACGTCTTCGCGTTCGAGATCACCTCCGCGCTGCTGATCACGGCGGCGCTGGGCGCGATGGTGCTGGCGCACCGCGAGCGGCTCACCGACAAGCCGACGCAGAAGGACCTGGCCCGCGCCAGGTTCCTCGGCGACCAGCCGTCGCCGCTGCCGGGCCCCGGCACCTACGCCAGGAGCAACGCCATCGACATGCCTGCGCTGCTGCCCGACGGGTCGGTCGCCCCGACCTCGGTCAACCGCTACATCGCCCGCTACGACGTGGAGCACGACCACCTGCCGGCCGACCCGAAGCTCGCCGAGGCCATCAAGCACACGGCCGAGGAAGACGCCGAGGAGCGCGCCATCGAGCGGGACGGCGAGCGGGATGACAGCGAGCAGAACAATGAGGTGACCAAGTGA
- a CDS encoding NADH-quinone oxidoreductase subunit G has translation MTVVETETNLVTLTIDGFQVSVPKGTLIIRAAELLGIQIPRFCDHPLLDPAANCRQCLVDIPDAGNGRGFPKPQPSCAIEVAEGMVVQTQLTSPVAEKAQRGAMELLLMNHPLDCPVCDKGGECPLQNQAMSNGQGESRFQEQKRTFPKPLPLSTQVLLDRERCVQCARCIRFSDQIAGDPLIEFFERGAKEQVRTAEGKPFNSYFSGNTVQICPVGALTGAAYRFRARPFDLVSTPSACEHCAAGCAQRTDHRRGRVTRRLAGNDPQVNEEWNCDKGRWAFTYAQQPDRLKTPLVRNEEGVLVPASWPEALAVAAAGLAKARGKAGVLVGGRVTVEDSYAYAKFARLALASNDIDFRARPHSAEEAQFLAHAVAGKGIEVSYTDLENAPHVLLVGFEPEEESPIVFLRLRKAWQKKGLKVTSIAPFASPGLAKMGGTLIRTAPGAEADAIGDLVGTLAEGAIVLAGERLATVPGALSAVVRLANASGARLAWVPRRAGERGAVEAGALPNLLPIGRPVDDESARAEVARAWNVASLPATPGRDTTGILEAARAGELDALVVAGVDPYDLADPVAALDALEHTPFIVSLEIRASAVTDRADVVLPVAAVQEKGGTFVNWEGRGRSFEAPLKVPGLQSDLAVIGNLADRMDVHLGLPDAKAARRELSGLGAWRGSRVTAPHTATRAQGAPAAGEALLATWHLLLDEGRLQDGEPYLAGTARAAEALVSESTAAELGVADGDKLVVGDSVTLPVRVADLPDRVVWVPANSGGCSVTRDLHAVAGDIVTIGSAS, from the coding sequence GTGACAGTCGTAGAGACCGAGACGAACCTGGTGACCCTGACCATCGACGGGTTCCAGGTCAGCGTGCCCAAGGGCACCTTGATCATCAGGGCCGCCGAGCTCCTGGGCATCCAGATCCCCAGGTTCTGCGACCACCCGCTGCTCGACCCGGCGGCCAACTGCCGCCAGTGCCTGGTCGACATCCCCGACGCGGGCAACGGCCGCGGCTTCCCCAAGCCGCAGCCGTCGTGCGCGATCGAGGTCGCCGAGGGCATGGTCGTGCAGACCCAGCTCACCTCGCCGGTCGCCGAGAAGGCGCAGCGCGGGGCCATGGAGCTGCTGCTCATGAACCACCCGCTCGACTGCCCGGTCTGCGACAAGGGCGGCGAGTGCCCCCTGCAGAACCAGGCCATGTCCAACGGCCAGGGCGAGTCCAGGTTCCAGGAGCAGAAGCGGACCTTCCCCAAGCCGCTGCCGCTGTCCACGCAGGTGCTGCTCGACCGCGAGCGCTGCGTCCAGTGCGCCCGGTGCATCCGCTTCTCCGACCAGATCGCCGGCGACCCGCTCATCGAGTTCTTCGAGCGCGGGGCCAAGGAGCAGGTGCGCACCGCCGAGGGCAAGCCGTTCAACTCCTACTTCTCCGGCAACACGGTGCAGATCTGCCCGGTCGGCGCGCTGACCGGCGCCGCCTACCGGTTCCGGGCCCGCCCGTTCGACCTGGTCTCCACGCCGAGCGCGTGCGAGCACTGCGCCGCCGGTTGCGCCCAGCGCACCGACCACCGGCGCGGCCGGGTCACCCGCCGCCTGGCGGGCAACGACCCGCAGGTCAACGAGGAGTGGAACTGCGACAAGGGCCGCTGGGCCTTCACCTACGCCCAGCAGCCCGACCGGCTGAAGACGCCGCTGGTCCGCAACGAGGAGGGCGTGCTCGTGCCCGCCTCGTGGCCGGAGGCGCTGGCGGTGGCCGCCGCGGGCCTGGCCAAGGCCCGCGGCAAGGCCGGCGTGCTGGTCGGCGGCCGGGTCACGGTCGAGGACTCGTACGCGTACGCCAAGTTCGCCCGCCTGGCCCTGGCCAGCAACGACATCGACTTCCGCGCCCGGCCGCACTCCGCCGAGGAGGCGCAGTTCCTGGCCCACGCGGTGGCCGGCAAGGGCATCGAGGTCAGCTACACCGACCTCGAGAACGCCCCCCACGTGCTGCTCGTCGGGTTCGAGCCCGAGGAGGAGTCGCCGATCGTCTTCCTGCGCCTGCGCAAGGCGTGGCAGAAGAAGGGCCTCAAGGTCACCTCGATCGCCCCGTTCGCCTCGCCCGGCCTGGCCAAGATGGGCGGCACGCTCATCCGCACCGCGCCCGGCGCCGAGGCCGACGCGATCGGCGACCTGGTCGGCACCCTCGCCGAGGGCGCGATCGTGCTCGCCGGCGAGCGCCTGGCCACCGTGCCCGGCGCGCTGTCCGCCGTGGTGCGGCTCGCCAACGCCTCCGGCGCCAGGCTCGCCTGGGTGCCGCGCAGGGCCGGCGAGCGCGGCGCGGTCGAGGCCGGCGCGCTGCCCAACCTGCTGCCGATCGGCCGCCCGGTCGACGACGAGTCCGCCAGGGCCGAGGTGGCCAGGGCGTGGAACGTGGCCTCGCTGCCCGCCACCCCCGGCCGCGACACGACCGGCATCCTGGAGGCCGCCCGCGCCGGCGAGCTGGACGCGCTGGTCGTGGCCGGCGTCGACCCCTACGACCTGGCCGACCCCGTGGCGGCGCTCGACGCGCTCGAGCACACGCCGTTCATCGTCAGCCTGGAGATCCGCGCCAGCGCCGTCACCGACCGCGCCGACGTGGTCCTGCCCGTCGCCGCGGTGCAGGAGAAGGGCGGCACGTTCGTCAACTGGGAGGGCAGGGGCCGCTCGTTCGAGGCGCCGCTGAAGGTGCCCGGCCTGCAGAGCGACCTGGCCGTGATCGGCAACCTGGCCGACCGGATGGACGTCCACCTGGGCCTGCCGGACGCCAAGGCCGCCCGGCGGGAGCTGTCCGGCCTGGGCGCCTGGCGCGGCAGCCGCGTCACCGCCCCGCACACCGCCACCCGCGCCCAGGGCGCCCCGGCGGCCGGCGAGGCGCTGCTGGCGACCTGGCACCTGCTGCTCGACGAGGGCAGGCTGCAGGACGGCGAGCCGTACCTGGCGGGCACCGCCCGCGCCGCCGAGGCGCTGGTCTCCGAGAGCACGGCGGCCGAGCTCGGCGTCGCGGACGGCGACAAGCTCGTCGTGGGCGACAGCGTCACCCTGCCCGTGCGCGTCGCCGATCTGCCGGACCGGGTCGTCTGGGTGCCTGCGAACTCCGGCGGCTGCTCGGTCACCCGTGACCTGCACGCGGTGGCCGGCGACATCGTCACCATCGGGAGCGCCTCATGA
- the nuoF gene encoding NADH-quinone oxidoreductase subunit NuoF, whose protein sequence is MSTTLTPVLTANWDQPNSFTLDVYGEYEAAKKALAMDPDAVIQAVKDSGLRGRGGAGFPTGMKWGFIPQGDGKPHYLVVNADESEPGTCKDIPLMMANPHALVEGIIITSYAIRANHAFIYVRGEVLHVIRRLHAAVREAYEKGYLGTDILGSGYDLELVVHSGAGAYICGEETALLDSLEGFRGQPRLKPPFPAVAGLYASPTVVNNVESIASVPSIIGNGADWFAGMGTEKSKGFGIFSLSGHVTRPGQYEAPLGITLRELLDMAGGIRAGHEIKFWTPGGSSTPIFTDEHLDVPLDFEAVGAKGSMLGTRALQIFDETTCVVRTVLRWTEFYAHESCGKCTPCREGTYWLKQVLKRLEKGQGTEEDLTTITDIADNILGRSFCALGDGATSPIHSSVKYFREEYLKHFEIGGCPFDPKKSTLWGEQ, encoded by the coding sequence ATGAGCACGACTTTGACACCGGTCCTGACCGCGAACTGGGACCAGCCCAACTCCTTCACCCTCGACGTCTACGGCGAGTACGAGGCGGCGAAGAAGGCGCTGGCGATGGACCCCGACGCCGTCATCCAGGCCGTCAAGGACTCGGGCCTGCGCGGCCGTGGCGGCGCGGGCTTCCCCACCGGCATGAAGTGGGGCTTCATCCCGCAGGGCGACGGCAAGCCGCACTATCTCGTCGTCAACGCCGACGAGTCGGAGCCGGGCACCTGCAAGGACATCCCGCTGATGATGGCCAACCCGCACGCGCTGGTCGAGGGCATCATCATCACGTCCTACGCGATCCGGGCCAACCACGCCTTCATCTACGTGCGCGGCGAGGTGCTCCACGTGATCCGGCGGCTGCACGCGGCCGTGCGGGAGGCGTACGAGAAGGGCTACCTCGGCACCGACATCCTCGGCTCCGGCTACGACCTCGAGCTGGTCGTGCACAGCGGCGCCGGCGCGTACATCTGCGGCGAGGAGACGGCGCTGCTCGACTCGCTGGAGGGCTTCAGAGGTCAACCGCGACTCAAGCCCCCGTTCCCCGCCGTGGCGGGCCTGTACGCCTCGCCGACTGTGGTGAACAACGTCGAGTCGATCGCCAGTGTTCCCTCCATCATCGGCAACGGCGCCGACTGGTTCGCCGGGATGGGCACCGAGAAGTCCAAGGGCTTCGGCATCTTCTCGCTGAGCGGCCACGTCACCCGGCCCGGCCAGTACGAGGCGCCGCTCGGCATCACGCTGCGCGAGCTCCTCGACATGGCGGGCGGCATCAGGGCCGGCCACGAGATCAAGTTCTGGACCCCGGGCGGCTCCTCCACGCCGATCTTCACCGACGAGCACCTCGACGTGCCGCTCGACTTCGAGGCGGTCGGCGCCAAGGGCTCCATGCTCGGCACCCGCGCCCTGCAGATCTTCGACGAGACCACCTGCGTGGTCCGCACGGTGCTGCGCTGGACCGAGTTCTACGCCCACGAGTCCTGCGGCAAGTGCACGCCCTGCCGCGAGGGCACGTACTGGCTCAAGCAGGTGCTCAAGCGCCTGGAGAAGGGCCAGGGCACCGAGGAGGACCTGACCACGATCACCGACATCGCGGACAACATCCTCGGACGCTCGTTCTGCGCTCTGGGCGACGGCGCGACCAGCCCGATCCACTCCTCGGTGAAGTACTTCCGCGAGGAGTACCTCAAGCACTTCGAGATCGGCGGCTGTCCGTTCGACCCGAAGAAGTCCACTCTCTGGGGTGAGCAGTGA